One window of Electrophorus electricus isolate fEleEle1 chromosome 24, fEleEle1.pri, whole genome shotgun sequence genomic DNA carries:
- the LOC113584453 gene encoding la-related protein 4 isoform X2: MSSDRGGEPLREEAEPALAGGRTGDTVASKGAGLNPNAKVWQEVSAVPSQAPAPDTEASPWCQANMPDDSAKAFSPGFPALLDECPCSSAEGVVNGMDPPVCDSTTDTKMESKLCEEQPLSAENLRESLKKELEFCFSRENLSKDLYLISQMDSDQFVPIWTIASMEGIKDLTTDIDLILDVLRSSPMVQVDEKGEKVRPNHKRCIIILREVPETTPVEEVEALFKNDNCPKLISVEFAHNNNWYITFQSDTDAQQAYKYLREEVKTFQGKPIMARIKAINTFFAKNGYRTLDCNMYSQHTHTQSQYSSPVFMQPVYGPQQQYLYGLVPQTWTPSPTPYFETPLAPFPNSGFVNGFSSPGHYKTGSNSLNMGRPFGRNRVPLYSRKNVINAFRNHVKPQARTTDGLLSAASTASGPEGLRGAQHPATAGLTPGSSELGSSFPHLASTEGVEDSTMAGRGRRTTYRGTRRRREDERTMRTNPFAEVKVPPPKFDLAASNFPPLPGCSASLQGEPVLENRMSDVVRGLNRDKPDTNKEAAVSLAGQSSEESVPRLSQPASKATVLPVETAPCSADPQEKKLEKAEPLVHKEMSVNPTSAVAVTPAPAQPVPAPKTQPSSASAAAPQGDPAHPSTTVLEPRKLSYAEVCQRPPKDPPPLPTGSTSATAPAQPLRELRVNKVEEQPGSATDRQERPQERGGDCKARDGRPARDPQGFHRSSGPPRASTGGFKLREQQRRPPFAHRGSPQGSSRHTGKEQNIPPISPK, translated from the exons ATGAGTTCCGACCGGGGCGGAGAACCGCTGCGGGAGGAGGCAGAGCCTGCACTGGCCGGGGGACGCACGGGCGACACG GTGGCGTCGAAAGGCGCTGGTCTGAACCCTAACGCCAAAGTCTGGCAGGAGGTCTCGGCGGTGCCCAGCCAGGCTCCTGCACCAGACACGGAGGCATCACCTTGGTGTCAGGCCAACATGCCGGATG actcCGCTAAAGCATTCTCACCAGGGTTCCCAGCTCTCTTGGATGAATGCCCCTGCTCCTCTGCTGAAGGTGTAGTGAATGGCATGGATCCCCCTGTTTGTGATTCCACTACAGACACTAAGA TGGAGTCTAAACTGTGTGAGGAGCAGCCTCTCTCTGCAGAAAACCTGCGTGAGTCTCTCAAAAAAGAGCTGGAGTTCTGCTTCTCCAG GGAGAACTTATCAAAGGACCTTTACCTAATATCTCAAATGGACAGTGACCAGTTTGTCCCGATTTGGACTATTGCCAGCATGGAAGGCATTAAAGACCTCACCACTGATATCGACCTTATCTTGGATGTGCTGAGAT CTTCACCCATGGTCCAAGTGGATGAAAAGGGGGAGAAGGTGCGACCAAATCACAAACGCTGCATCATCATTCTCCGCGAGGTTCCAGAAACGACCCCCGTAGAG GAAGTGGAGGCCTTGTTCAAGAATGACAACTGTCCAAAGCTCATAAGTGTGGAGTTTGCACACAACAACAACTGGTATATTACATTCCAATCAGACACCGATGCTCAACAG gcatataaatatttaaggGAAGAAGTCAAAACATTTCAGGGAAAACCAATCATG GCCAGAATAAAAGCCATCAACACCTTCTTTGCAAAAAACGGCTACCGCACCCTGGACTGCAATATGTACtcacagcacacgcacacgcagtcTCAGTACAGCTCTCCGGTCTTCATGCAGCCTGTCTATGGCCCCCAGCAGCAGTACCTCTACGGCCTCGTCCCCCAGACCTGGACTCCGTCCCCCACCCCTTACTTTGAGACTCCTCTG GCACCTTTCCCCAACAGTGGTTTTGTCAATGGATTTAGCTCACCTGGACACTACAAAACGGGTTCAAATTCTCTCAACATGGGACGTCCCTTCGGCAGAAACCG TGTCCCACTGTACTCAAGAAAGaatgtaataaatgcattcaG GAACCACGTCAAGCCCCAGGCAAGAACTACTGATGGGCTGCTGTCCGCTGCCTCCACCGCCTCGGGGCCTGAAGGGCTGCGGGGAGCCCAGCACCCGGCCACTGCCGGCCTTACGCCTGGATCCTCGGAGCTGGGTTCCTCCTTCCCACACCTGGCCTCCACCGAGGGAGTGGAGGACAGCACCATGGCAGGGAGGGGAAG GAGAACAACGTACAGAGGGACtcggaggaggagagaggacgAACGTACCATG AGAACCAACCCGTTTGCTGAAGTGAAGGTTCCGCCACCTAAATTCGACTTGGCTGCTTCAAATTTTCCTCCGCTGCCTGGCTGCTCCGCCAGCCTGCAAGGCGAGCCTGTGCTGGAGAATCGCATGTCCGACGTGGTGCGGGGTCTGAACAGAGACAAG CCGGACACAAACAAGGAGGCGGCTGTGAGCCTGGCAGGCCAGTCCTCGGAGGAGTCCGTTCCCAGACTGAGCCAGCCCGCCAGCAAAGCCACCGTTCTCCCTGTAGAAACTGCTCCTTGCAG CGCTGACCCTCAGGAGAAGAAACTGGAGAAAGCTGAGCCCTTGGTCCATAAAGAGATGTCTGTGAACCCGACCTCTGCGGTGGCCGTCACTCCCGCCCCCGCTCAGCCTGTACCTGCCCCCAAGACTCAGCCAAGCTCGGCCAGCGCTGCAGCCCCTCAGGGCGACCCAGCCCACCCAAGCACCACTGTGCTG GAGCCTCGCAAGCTCAGCTACGCGGAGGTGTGTCAGCGACCCCCCAAGGATCCGCCTCCTCTGCCAACCGGCTCCACCTCTGCCACCGCACCTGCCCAACCACTGAGGGAGCTGCGTGTCAACAAGGTGGAGGAGCAGCCCGGCAGCGCCACCGACAGGCAGGAGCGCCCTCAGGAGCGAGGCGGGGACTGTAAAGCCAGGGACGGAAGGCCGGCCCGCGACCCCCAGGGCTTCCATCGCAGCAGCGGCCCCCCCAGGGCCAGTACGGGGGGGTTCAAACTCCGGGAACAGCAGAGACGCCCCCCTTTTGCCCACCGTGGTTCTCCCCAAGGAAGTTCCAGACACACTGGCAAAGAGCAGAACATCCCCCCTATATCGCCAAAGTAA
- the LOC113584453 gene encoding la-related protein 4 isoform X3 — protein MSSDRGGEPLREEAEPALAGGRTGDTVASKGAGLNPNAKVWQEVSAVPSQAPAPDTEASPWCQANMPDDSAKAFSPGFPALLDECPCSSAEGVVNGMDPPVCDSTTDTKMESKLCEEQPLSAENLRESLKKELEFCFSRENLSKDLYLISQMDSDQFVPIWTIASMEGIKDLTTDIDLILDVLRSSPMVQVDEKGEKVRPNHKRCIIILREVPETTPVEEVEALFKNDNCPKLISVEFAHNNNWYITFQSDTDAQQAYKYLREEVKTFQGKPIMARIKAINTFFAKNGYRTLDCNMYSQHTHTQSQYSSPVFMQPVYGPQQQYLYGLVPQTWTPSPTPYFETPLAPFPNSGFVNGFSSPGHYKTGSNSLNMGRPFGRNRNHVKPQARTTDGLLSAASTASGPEGLRGAQHPATAGLTPGSSELGSSFPHLASTEGVEDSTMAGRGRRTTYRGTRRRREDERTMRTNPFAEVKVPPPKFDLAASNFPPLPGCSASLQGEPVLENRMSDVVRGLNRDKQPDTNKEAAVSLAGQSSEESVPRLSQPASKATVLPVETAPCSADPQEKKLEKAEPLVHKEMSVNPTSAVAVTPAPAQPVPAPKTQPSSASAAAPQGDPAHPSTTVLEPRKLSYAEVCQRPPKDPPPLPTGSTSATAPAQPLRELRVNKVEEQPGSATDRQERPQERGGDCKARDGRPARDPQGFHRSSGPPRASTGGFKLREQQRRPPFAHRGSPQGSSRHTGKEQNIPPISPK, from the exons ATGAGTTCCGACCGGGGCGGAGAACCGCTGCGGGAGGAGGCAGAGCCTGCACTGGCCGGGGGACGCACGGGCGACACG GTGGCGTCGAAAGGCGCTGGTCTGAACCCTAACGCCAAAGTCTGGCAGGAGGTCTCGGCGGTGCCCAGCCAGGCTCCTGCACCAGACACGGAGGCATCACCTTGGTGTCAGGCCAACATGCCGGATG actcCGCTAAAGCATTCTCACCAGGGTTCCCAGCTCTCTTGGATGAATGCCCCTGCTCCTCTGCTGAAGGTGTAGTGAATGGCATGGATCCCCCTGTTTGTGATTCCACTACAGACACTAAGA TGGAGTCTAAACTGTGTGAGGAGCAGCCTCTCTCTGCAGAAAACCTGCGTGAGTCTCTCAAAAAAGAGCTGGAGTTCTGCTTCTCCAG GGAGAACTTATCAAAGGACCTTTACCTAATATCTCAAATGGACAGTGACCAGTTTGTCCCGATTTGGACTATTGCCAGCATGGAAGGCATTAAAGACCTCACCACTGATATCGACCTTATCTTGGATGTGCTGAGAT CTTCACCCATGGTCCAAGTGGATGAAAAGGGGGAGAAGGTGCGACCAAATCACAAACGCTGCATCATCATTCTCCGCGAGGTTCCAGAAACGACCCCCGTAGAG GAAGTGGAGGCCTTGTTCAAGAATGACAACTGTCCAAAGCTCATAAGTGTGGAGTTTGCACACAACAACAACTGGTATATTACATTCCAATCAGACACCGATGCTCAACAG gcatataaatatttaaggGAAGAAGTCAAAACATTTCAGGGAAAACCAATCATG GCCAGAATAAAAGCCATCAACACCTTCTTTGCAAAAAACGGCTACCGCACCCTGGACTGCAATATGTACtcacagcacacgcacacgcagtcTCAGTACAGCTCTCCGGTCTTCATGCAGCCTGTCTATGGCCCCCAGCAGCAGTACCTCTACGGCCTCGTCCCCCAGACCTGGACTCCGTCCCCCACCCCTTACTTTGAGACTCCTCTG GCACCTTTCCCCAACAGTGGTTTTGTCAATGGATTTAGCTCACCTGGACACTACAAAACGGGTTCAAATTCTCTCAACATGGGACGTCCCTTCGGCAGAAACCG GAACCACGTCAAGCCCCAGGCAAGAACTACTGATGGGCTGCTGTCCGCTGCCTCCACCGCCTCGGGGCCTGAAGGGCTGCGGGGAGCCCAGCACCCGGCCACTGCCGGCCTTACGCCTGGATCCTCGGAGCTGGGTTCCTCCTTCCCACACCTGGCCTCCACCGAGGGAGTGGAGGACAGCACCATGGCAGGGAGGGGAAG GAGAACAACGTACAGAGGGACtcggaggaggagagaggacgAACGTACCATG AGAACCAACCCGTTTGCTGAAGTGAAGGTTCCGCCACCTAAATTCGACTTGGCTGCTTCAAATTTTCCTCCGCTGCCTGGCTGCTCCGCCAGCCTGCAAGGCGAGCCTGTGCTGGAGAATCGCATGTCCGACGTGGTGCGGGGTCTGAACAGAGACAAG CAGCCGGACACAAACAAGGAGGCGGCTGTGAGCCTGGCAGGCCAGTCCTCGGAGGAGTCCGTTCCCAGACTGAGCCAGCCCGCCAGCAAAGCCACCGTTCTCCCTGTAGAAACTGCTCCTTGCAG CGCTGACCCTCAGGAGAAGAAACTGGAGAAAGCTGAGCCCTTGGTCCATAAAGAGATGTCTGTGAACCCGACCTCTGCGGTGGCCGTCACTCCCGCCCCCGCTCAGCCTGTACCTGCCCCCAAGACTCAGCCAAGCTCGGCCAGCGCTGCAGCCCCTCAGGGCGACCCAGCCCACCCAAGCACCACTGTGCTG GAGCCTCGCAAGCTCAGCTACGCGGAGGTGTGTCAGCGACCCCCCAAGGATCCGCCTCCTCTGCCAACCGGCTCCACCTCTGCCACCGCACCTGCCCAACCACTGAGGGAGCTGCGTGTCAACAAGGTGGAGGAGCAGCCCGGCAGCGCCACCGACAGGCAGGAGCGCCCTCAGGAGCGAGGCGGGGACTGTAAAGCCAGGGACGGAAGGCCGGCCCGCGACCCCCAGGGCTTCCATCGCAGCAGCGGCCCCCCCAGGGCCAGTACGGGGGGGTTCAAACTCCGGGAACAGCAGAGACGCCCCCCTTTTGCCCACCGTGGTTCTCCCCAAGGAAGTTCCAGACACACTGGCAAAGAGCAGAACATCCCCCCTATATCGCCAAAGTAA
- the LOC113584453 gene encoding la-related protein 4 isoform X1, translating to MSSDRGGEPLREEAEPALAGGRTGDTVASKGAGLNPNAKVWQEVSAVPSQAPAPDTEASPWCQANMPDDSAKAFSPGFPALLDECPCSSAEGVVNGMDPPVCDSTTDTKMESKLCEEQPLSAENLRESLKKELEFCFSRENLSKDLYLISQMDSDQFVPIWTIASMEGIKDLTTDIDLILDVLRSSPMVQVDEKGEKVRPNHKRCIIILREVPETTPVEEVEALFKNDNCPKLISVEFAHNNNWYITFQSDTDAQQAYKYLREEVKTFQGKPIMARIKAINTFFAKNGYRTLDCNMYSQHTHTQSQYSSPVFMQPVYGPQQQYLYGLVPQTWTPSPTPYFETPLAPFPNSGFVNGFSSPGHYKTGSNSLNMGRPFGRNRVPLYSRKNVINAFRNHVKPQARTTDGLLSAASTASGPEGLRGAQHPATAGLTPGSSELGSSFPHLASTEGVEDSTMAGRGRRTTYRGTRRRREDERTMRTNPFAEVKVPPPKFDLAASNFPPLPGCSASLQGEPVLENRMSDVVRGLNRDKQPDTNKEAAVSLAGQSSEESVPRLSQPASKATVLPVETAPCSADPQEKKLEKAEPLVHKEMSVNPTSAVAVTPAPAQPVPAPKTQPSSASAAAPQGDPAHPSTTVLEPRKLSYAEVCQRPPKDPPPLPTGSTSATAPAQPLRELRVNKVEEQPGSATDRQERPQERGGDCKARDGRPARDPQGFHRSSGPPRASTGGFKLREQQRRPPFAHRGSPQGSSRHTGKEQNIPPISPK from the exons ATGAGTTCCGACCGGGGCGGAGAACCGCTGCGGGAGGAGGCAGAGCCTGCACTGGCCGGGGGACGCACGGGCGACACG GTGGCGTCGAAAGGCGCTGGTCTGAACCCTAACGCCAAAGTCTGGCAGGAGGTCTCGGCGGTGCCCAGCCAGGCTCCTGCACCAGACACGGAGGCATCACCTTGGTGTCAGGCCAACATGCCGGATG actcCGCTAAAGCATTCTCACCAGGGTTCCCAGCTCTCTTGGATGAATGCCCCTGCTCCTCTGCTGAAGGTGTAGTGAATGGCATGGATCCCCCTGTTTGTGATTCCACTACAGACACTAAGA TGGAGTCTAAACTGTGTGAGGAGCAGCCTCTCTCTGCAGAAAACCTGCGTGAGTCTCTCAAAAAAGAGCTGGAGTTCTGCTTCTCCAG GGAGAACTTATCAAAGGACCTTTACCTAATATCTCAAATGGACAGTGACCAGTTTGTCCCGATTTGGACTATTGCCAGCATGGAAGGCATTAAAGACCTCACCACTGATATCGACCTTATCTTGGATGTGCTGAGAT CTTCACCCATGGTCCAAGTGGATGAAAAGGGGGAGAAGGTGCGACCAAATCACAAACGCTGCATCATCATTCTCCGCGAGGTTCCAGAAACGACCCCCGTAGAG GAAGTGGAGGCCTTGTTCAAGAATGACAACTGTCCAAAGCTCATAAGTGTGGAGTTTGCACACAACAACAACTGGTATATTACATTCCAATCAGACACCGATGCTCAACAG gcatataaatatttaaggGAAGAAGTCAAAACATTTCAGGGAAAACCAATCATG GCCAGAATAAAAGCCATCAACACCTTCTTTGCAAAAAACGGCTACCGCACCCTGGACTGCAATATGTACtcacagcacacgcacacgcagtcTCAGTACAGCTCTCCGGTCTTCATGCAGCCTGTCTATGGCCCCCAGCAGCAGTACCTCTACGGCCTCGTCCCCCAGACCTGGACTCCGTCCCCCACCCCTTACTTTGAGACTCCTCTG GCACCTTTCCCCAACAGTGGTTTTGTCAATGGATTTAGCTCACCTGGACACTACAAAACGGGTTCAAATTCTCTCAACATGGGACGTCCCTTCGGCAGAAACCG TGTCCCACTGTACTCAAGAAAGaatgtaataaatgcattcaG GAACCACGTCAAGCCCCAGGCAAGAACTACTGATGGGCTGCTGTCCGCTGCCTCCACCGCCTCGGGGCCTGAAGGGCTGCGGGGAGCCCAGCACCCGGCCACTGCCGGCCTTACGCCTGGATCCTCGGAGCTGGGTTCCTCCTTCCCACACCTGGCCTCCACCGAGGGAGTGGAGGACAGCACCATGGCAGGGAGGGGAAG GAGAACAACGTACAGAGGGACtcggaggaggagagaggacgAACGTACCATG AGAACCAACCCGTTTGCTGAAGTGAAGGTTCCGCCACCTAAATTCGACTTGGCTGCTTCAAATTTTCCTCCGCTGCCTGGCTGCTCCGCCAGCCTGCAAGGCGAGCCTGTGCTGGAGAATCGCATGTCCGACGTGGTGCGGGGTCTGAACAGAGACAAG CAGCCGGACACAAACAAGGAGGCGGCTGTGAGCCTGGCAGGCCAGTCCTCGGAGGAGTCCGTTCCCAGACTGAGCCAGCCCGCCAGCAAAGCCACCGTTCTCCCTGTAGAAACTGCTCCTTGCAG CGCTGACCCTCAGGAGAAGAAACTGGAGAAAGCTGAGCCCTTGGTCCATAAAGAGATGTCTGTGAACCCGACCTCTGCGGTGGCCGTCACTCCCGCCCCCGCTCAGCCTGTACCTGCCCCCAAGACTCAGCCAAGCTCGGCCAGCGCTGCAGCCCCTCAGGGCGACCCAGCCCACCCAAGCACCACTGTGCTG GAGCCTCGCAAGCTCAGCTACGCGGAGGTGTGTCAGCGACCCCCCAAGGATCCGCCTCCTCTGCCAACCGGCTCCACCTCTGCCACCGCACCTGCCCAACCACTGAGGGAGCTGCGTGTCAACAAGGTGGAGGAGCAGCCCGGCAGCGCCACCGACAGGCAGGAGCGCCCTCAGGAGCGAGGCGGGGACTGTAAAGCCAGGGACGGAAGGCCGGCCCGCGACCCCCAGGGCTTCCATCGCAGCAGCGGCCCCCCCAGGGCCAGTACGGGGGGGTTCAAACTCCGGGAACAGCAGAGACGCCCCCCTTTTGCCCACCGTGGTTCTCCCCAAGGAAGTTCCAGACACACTGGCAAAGAGCAGAACATCCCCCCTATATCGCCAAAGTAA
- the LOC113584453 gene encoding la-related protein 4 isoform X4 has translation MLLFFEVASKGAGLNPNAKVWQEVSAVPSQAPAPDTEASPWCQANMPDDSAKAFSPGFPALLDECPCSSAEGVVNGMDPPVCDSTTDTKMESKLCEEQPLSAENLRESLKKELEFCFSRENLSKDLYLISQMDSDQFVPIWTIASMEGIKDLTTDIDLILDVLRSSPMVQVDEKGEKVRPNHKRCIIILREVPETTPVEEVEALFKNDNCPKLISVEFAHNNNWYITFQSDTDAQQAYKYLREEVKTFQGKPIMARIKAINTFFAKNGYRTLDCNMYSQHTHTQSQYSSPVFMQPVYGPQQQYLYGLVPQTWTPSPTPYFETPLAPFPNSGFVNGFSSPGHYKTGSNSLNMGRPFGRNRVPLYSRKNVINAFRNHVKPQARTTDGLLSAASTASGPEGLRGAQHPATAGLTPGSSELGSSFPHLASTEGVEDSTMAGRGRRTTYRGTRRRREDERTMRTNPFAEVKVPPPKFDLAASNFPPLPGCSASLQGEPVLENRMSDVVRGLNRDKQPDTNKEAAVSLAGQSSEESVPRLSQPASKATVLPVETAPCSADPQEKKLEKAEPLVHKEMSVNPTSAVAVTPAPAQPVPAPKTQPSSASAAAPQGDPAHPSTTVLEPRKLSYAEVCQRPPKDPPPLPTGSTSATAPAQPLRELRVNKVEEQPGSATDRQERPQERGGDCKARDGRPARDPQGFHRSSGPPRASTGGFKLREQQRRPPFAHRGSPQGSSRHTGKEQNIPPISPK, from the exons atgcttttgtttttcgaG GTGGCGTCGAAAGGCGCTGGTCTGAACCCTAACGCCAAAGTCTGGCAGGAGGTCTCGGCGGTGCCCAGCCAGGCTCCTGCACCAGACACGGAGGCATCACCTTGGTGTCAGGCCAACATGCCGGATG actcCGCTAAAGCATTCTCACCAGGGTTCCCAGCTCTCTTGGATGAATGCCCCTGCTCCTCTGCTGAAGGTGTAGTGAATGGCATGGATCCCCCTGTTTGTGATTCCACTACAGACACTAAGA TGGAGTCTAAACTGTGTGAGGAGCAGCCTCTCTCTGCAGAAAACCTGCGTGAGTCTCTCAAAAAAGAGCTGGAGTTCTGCTTCTCCAG GGAGAACTTATCAAAGGACCTTTACCTAATATCTCAAATGGACAGTGACCAGTTTGTCCCGATTTGGACTATTGCCAGCATGGAAGGCATTAAAGACCTCACCACTGATATCGACCTTATCTTGGATGTGCTGAGAT CTTCACCCATGGTCCAAGTGGATGAAAAGGGGGAGAAGGTGCGACCAAATCACAAACGCTGCATCATCATTCTCCGCGAGGTTCCAGAAACGACCCCCGTAGAG GAAGTGGAGGCCTTGTTCAAGAATGACAACTGTCCAAAGCTCATAAGTGTGGAGTTTGCACACAACAACAACTGGTATATTACATTCCAATCAGACACCGATGCTCAACAG gcatataaatatttaaggGAAGAAGTCAAAACATTTCAGGGAAAACCAATCATG GCCAGAATAAAAGCCATCAACACCTTCTTTGCAAAAAACGGCTACCGCACCCTGGACTGCAATATGTACtcacagcacacgcacacgcagtcTCAGTACAGCTCTCCGGTCTTCATGCAGCCTGTCTATGGCCCCCAGCAGCAGTACCTCTACGGCCTCGTCCCCCAGACCTGGACTCCGTCCCCCACCCCTTACTTTGAGACTCCTCTG GCACCTTTCCCCAACAGTGGTTTTGTCAATGGATTTAGCTCACCTGGACACTACAAAACGGGTTCAAATTCTCTCAACATGGGACGTCCCTTCGGCAGAAACCG TGTCCCACTGTACTCAAGAAAGaatgtaataaatgcattcaG GAACCACGTCAAGCCCCAGGCAAGAACTACTGATGGGCTGCTGTCCGCTGCCTCCACCGCCTCGGGGCCTGAAGGGCTGCGGGGAGCCCAGCACCCGGCCACTGCCGGCCTTACGCCTGGATCCTCGGAGCTGGGTTCCTCCTTCCCACACCTGGCCTCCACCGAGGGAGTGGAGGACAGCACCATGGCAGGGAGGGGAAG GAGAACAACGTACAGAGGGACtcggaggaggagagaggacgAACGTACCATG AGAACCAACCCGTTTGCTGAAGTGAAGGTTCCGCCACCTAAATTCGACTTGGCTGCTTCAAATTTTCCTCCGCTGCCTGGCTGCTCCGCCAGCCTGCAAGGCGAGCCTGTGCTGGAGAATCGCATGTCCGACGTGGTGCGGGGTCTGAACAGAGACAAG CAGCCGGACACAAACAAGGAGGCGGCTGTGAGCCTGGCAGGCCAGTCCTCGGAGGAGTCCGTTCCCAGACTGAGCCAGCCCGCCAGCAAAGCCACCGTTCTCCCTGTAGAAACTGCTCCTTGCAG CGCTGACCCTCAGGAGAAGAAACTGGAGAAAGCTGAGCCCTTGGTCCATAAAGAGATGTCTGTGAACCCGACCTCTGCGGTGGCCGTCACTCCCGCCCCCGCTCAGCCTGTACCTGCCCCCAAGACTCAGCCAAGCTCGGCCAGCGCTGCAGCCCCTCAGGGCGACCCAGCCCACCCAAGCACCACTGTGCTG GAGCCTCGCAAGCTCAGCTACGCGGAGGTGTGTCAGCGACCCCCCAAGGATCCGCCTCCTCTGCCAACCGGCTCCACCTCTGCCACCGCACCTGCCCAACCACTGAGGGAGCTGCGTGTCAACAAGGTGGAGGAGCAGCCCGGCAGCGCCACCGACAGGCAGGAGCGCCCTCAGGAGCGAGGCGGGGACTGTAAAGCCAGGGACGGAAGGCCGGCCCGCGACCCCCAGGGCTTCCATCGCAGCAGCGGCCCCCCCAGGGCCAGTACGGGGGGGTTCAAACTCCGGGAACAGCAGAGACGCCCCCCTTTTGCCCACCGTGGTTCTCCCCAAGGAAGTTCCAGACACACTGGCAAAGAGCAGAACATCCCCCCTATATCGCCAAAGTAA